Below is a genomic region from Bradyrhizobium sp. 1(2017).
GGGCGTCAACGTCCAGGACATCGACAATGCGCTGAACAACGCATTCTCGCAGCGGCAGATCGGGATCATCTATACCCAGCGCAACCAGTACATGACCGTGCTGGAGATCGACCCCAAATTCCAGGTGGATCCCTCCAACCTCGACCGCATCTATGTCGCGGGCGCCAATGACGTGCAGGTGCCGTTGTCGGCCGTGGTGCGCGCGACGCGCGGGCTCGCCGCGCTCGCGGTCTATCACTCGCAGTCGTTCCCCTCGACCACGGTATCGTTCAATCTCTTGCCCGACGTGCCGCTGCAGGATGCGACGCAAAATATCCAGCGTGCGGTCGAGGAATTGCACATGCCCGAGGGCATCCGCGGCAGCTTCGACGGCAATGCCGGCGATTTCGCCAAGACCAGCGGCCGTCAGCCGCTGCTGATCCTCGGCGCGCTGGTCGCGATGTATATCGTGCTGGGGGTGCTCTATGAGAGCCTCGCCCATCCGCTCACGATCATCTCGACGCTGCCTTCGGCCGGTCTCGGCGCGCTCCTTGCGCTTCAACTCACCAACACGCCGCTGACGGTGATCGCCTTCGTCGGCATCATCCTGTTGATCGGCATCGTCAAGAAGAACGGCATCATGATGGTCGACTTCGCCCTCGACGCCGAACGCCAGCGCGGCCTGTCCTCGGCGGAAGCGATCTTCGAGGCGTGCCAGGCGCGCTTCCGTCCGATCCTGATGACGACGATGGCAGCGCTGTTCGCCGGCATTCCGCTGGTGGTCGCGACCGGCCCCGGCACGGAGCTGCGGCGTCCGCTCGGCATCACCATCATCGGCGGCCTGTTCGTCTCGCAAATCCTGACCCTGTACACGACGCCGGTGATCTACCTCCTGATCGACCGTCTGCGGCGGCGATCTGCGCCGCGTCCGCTGGCCGCGCCGGCGGAATGAGTTGTTGAAGCGCCGTGCAAAGCGTATAGCGGCGCCATGTCCAACCCGCCCGACACCGCCGCCGCGCCGGCCGAGCCGATCCCCGAATGCCCGCACTGCCAGAAGCCGATGCCGCTGTGCATCTGCGACAGCGTCTCGCCGATTGAAAATCGCCTCTCGCTCCTGATCCTCCAGCATCCGCAGGAGCAGGACAGGGCGCTCGGCACCGCGCGATTGCTTGCGAAGCATTTCGAAGATGCCACCGTGCGCGTCGGCCTGTCCTGGCCGAGCCTGTCCAAGGCGCTGGGACGGCCGGTCGAGAACGCCGCGCGTTGGGCCGTGCTCTATCTCGGCTCGGCCCGCGCCGCCGACCTCGACGCCGAGGGCGAGATCGTCGCGCTCAACCGCAAGGGCGAGGTCGCGGAGAACCAGCGCGCGATTCTCGGCAAGCTCGAAGGCGTGGTGCTGCTCGATGGCACGTGGAGCCAGGCCAAGGCGCTGTGGTGGCGTAATCCCTGGATGCTGAAGTGCCAGCGCGTGATCCTGAATCCGGCACACCCGTCGCGCTACGGGCGCCTGCGCAAGGAGCCACGCCGCGACGGGCTGTCGACCATCGAGGCCGCAGCGACCATCCTCGCCGGCCTGGAGCGGCGCCCTGACATTGCCGAGACACTGCATGCCAGCTTTGAACGGCTGTTAGCGCGCTACCGCGAGGTCCAGGCCGAGATGCCGGAATTGGCGCCGAGGCCCGCCCCCAAAGCGCGCCGCGACTTCCGCCGGCGCAAACGAACCTGATTCCAGGCGACATCGCCTGGGAGGGGCGCGAGACTTAGGACCGAATGTGCCGGCCGCCTGTCGCTCAAGGGCTGCGCACGACCGGCGCCAGACCGAATTATATTGAGAGATCAGGGGCTTGTGATGGAGGCCACGACCAGAATTGAACTGGTGTACACGGTTTTGCAGACCGTTGCGTAACCACTCCGCCACGTGGCCCCACTGGGCCTGTGAGTAGACATTTCCGTCACTTAGAGCAAGCGACAATCCTCTCCCGGGCGGTGCCCTTTGGCCACGCCAACGAGGAGCCCGCGGCCGGGCTTTTCGGCGAGCGCTTACAACAAAAGCCCGCGAGGCGGGCGCATCGATTCGCAAATGAAGCCGGCCTCAGCAGGCCGCGTACCAGCCGTCCGGAAAGGGCAGGAGAGGCCAGGCGCCCTCGTTGTCATTGGCGGCCATGGGCCTGTTCTTTGACACAGCGGCGTATGACCAGGAGCGAGGCGCGAAATCCTGCTCTGGCATGGGCGCGAAATCTTCGTGAGTCATGACGTCCCGGACGGCATCCAGCAGCAAGTTGAATTCGGCTTCGCTCATCACACCCTCCGGAACGCGGATGGCGCAATGTCGCAAAGCCGGTTTGTTTCCCGATTGATCGGATCGTTCGCATTTTAACGATCCGGCGATCAGGGCACGATTGGTTAGCGAGCGATGAAAATCCCCCGGCGAATTCTAGGTTCCTCTGCTCGGCCAGCAGTGTGAAGGAAATCACATCCTCGCAGGTTTATTTCTCGCAACCTCTCGTCCGACACCGGCCAGCGCAGCCGGACAGCGCAGCACGGGAGAGCGGTCATGAAGACGAGGTTCTTGCGGTTTGCAGGTGTGAAGAGCCGGGCGCGTCGGGCCTCGACGGTCGGGCTGTTTCTGACGTTGTTTGCCTCCACCGCCCACGCGCAGGGGACGCCGGAGCAGCGCCGGGCCTGCACGCCGGACGTCTATCGACTCTGCGCCGGCGAAATCCCCAATGTCCGCGCCATCACCGCGTGCCTGCGGCGCAACCGGGCCAGCCTGAGCGAATCCTGCCGCAGCGTGTTCGACCAGGCCGGCGGATAGGGCCTGTGGATTTGTGCGCAGCAAGTCGTTGGGCCGAGCGGGCAATCCGGCTTGGGCGGCCTGTGAATATGCTGCGGATAGTCTGTGGGAGACGGTGCGTCTCCCCGCGGCCGCAGATCATTGCGAGATCGGGCGCGTGTGGTTCTGCCGCATTTGCGATCGCCTCGCGCAGGCTCCGTCTGCGAACAGTTCTTGTGCAGCCGCATGCCCAAATCGCGAGCGCCGCATATCCAATTTTTTGTACGTCCGCGGACAAGCTTTTCCGTCCACTCCCAACCTAGTCTCGCTTCCGTGGTCTGGATCATGGCCAGGGCCATGACAATCAAGGGAGCGGGAGAATGGAGAGACGGGTTTTGCCCGAAGGGCGGGGAACGGCGCGCTCATCGTCACGGGGGCGCAAGCTTGCGGTTGGTGCCACAATCGCCTTTGGCCTGATCGCCGCCGCGCCGCTGAACGCTCAGGCCGCAGCGCCTGCCGCCTGCGCCGCACTCCAGGAGAAGTATCCGGACTGGAAGGGCAAGACGCTGGTCAACGCCATCAACCCGCACACACCCGGCTATGAGACCATCGACCCCAAGGATCCCAGCAAATACATCGGCTTCGACATCGATCTCGGCGAAGCCATCGGCGAGTGCCTCGGCTTCAAGCTGACCTACAAGCCCGTGACGTTCGCTGCACTCCTGACCACGCTCGCAGCCGGCCAGGCCGACATCGTCATATCCGACATCTACGCAACCAAGGAGCGGGCCAAGGCTGCTGACTTCATCACCTATTCGAAGGTGTTCGACGGTGTGCTCGTCGCCAAGGGCAATCCGAAGGGCATCAATGGCATCAACACGTCGCTGTGCGGCGCGGCCGCCGCCGAAAACACCGGCTATGTCGAGGTGCCGCTGATCCAGGCTCTTATCCCCGAATGCAAGAAGGCCGGCAAGCCCGAGCCGACCATCCAGCTCTACGACAACAATGCCAACTGCATCCAGGCAATCCTCGCGGGCCGCGCGGACACCTACATCAACGACGTCAACACCGTCGACAGCGCGGTGAAGGCCTACCCGGACAAGCTCGAGAAGGCGGTCGCGGTGACGATCCCATATTCGGTCGGCATCGCCGTTCCCAAGAACAAGCCGAAATTCCGCGACGCCGTGCTGGCTGCACTGATCGAAGTGCAGAAGGCCGGCACGCACATGGAGCTTCTGAAGAAGCATGGGCTCGATGTGAACAACTTCATGGAGCCGGAAATCCTCACGGCCGACTGATGTCGCTGTTCCTCCA
It encodes:
- a CDS encoding ABC transporter substrate-binding protein, with protein sequence MERRVLPEGRGTARSSSRGRKLAVGATIAFGLIAAAPLNAQAAAPAACAALQEKYPDWKGKTLVNAINPHTPGYETIDPKDPSKYIGFDIDLGEAIGECLGFKLTYKPVTFAALLTTLAAGQADIVISDIYATKERAKAADFITYSKVFDGVLVAKGNPKGINGINTSLCGAAAAENTGYVEVPLIQALIPECKKAGKPEPTIQLYDNNANCIQAILAGRADTYINDVNTVDSAVKAYPDKLEKAVAVTIPYSVGIAVPKNKPKFRDAVLAALIEVQKAGTHMELLKKHGLDVNNFMEPEILTAD
- a CDS encoding tRNA-uridine aminocarboxypropyltransferase; this translates as MSNPPDTAAAPAEPIPECPHCQKPMPLCICDSVSPIENRLSLLILQHPQEQDRALGTARLLAKHFEDATVRVGLSWPSLSKALGRPVENAARWAVLYLGSARAADLDAEGEIVALNRKGEVAENQRAILGKLEGVVLLDGTWSQAKALWWRNPWMLKCQRVILNPAHPSRYGRLRKEPRRDGLSTIEAAATILAGLERRPDIAETLHASFERLLARYREVQAEMPELAPRPAPKARRDFRRRKRT